ATTCTTgagaactaccacacccttgttaTAATAAAAGGTAGAAATAATCACGAAGCGATTGAGATAAAGCGAGTTTGTATTTTGAGAtcgatgacgttctcgttgccgtcgccgtcgtcgttgcgaTCGGGAcgattttattatatggaggagagtgttttactgggaactaaaccactcgtagattccatacgccacttcatccgggacccgagtggcgtattttccgtatgtcacctttgtgagtgtcgtatcgttcaatgacgtcacgattcccgcctttttttcccgccttttttataaagcccagccgtatttgtaaaacttgactactttgaaacacaataaaatcggaaatattcaataatatttagtctccatataataaaaagaacattacacgttggctcgaagatatgaattttatgttctcgtggcaagaacaatatctcactcgttcgcttcgctcactcgtgagatattgttcttgcaactcgaacataaaattcatatcttctcgccaccgtgtaatatcctctctaTATGGAAAAACTAACCAGACGATCGCTGACGACCCGGGCGACTGAGACGACCTCGATCGCTTGGATAGAACTGACGATCGACGTCGTCTCAGGGggcatttacatgagaccgagatcatgaactcagaccggtatgacatttttgcagctctttACATGTAACTGGGACGAGACGCTTAgtgcctggtttcgggatgaaacgatatgtttttttctaataaatatacggctgacccaaaagcatacaggcttgaagTTTCTGGACCCTGCCTGagtttttttgtgatttacatGAGACCAGTACGAACTCAGACTAGTATGAGAAGTTGTAGTCTCGGTCCAacaaccgagacgaagtcagatCGGTCTGAGGTCTTTATGCAaacgcataaaaagaaatgtatggagaccTACAGGAACTCATGCCGGTCCGAGctcgtcccggtctcatgtgAATACCCCCTTCTCCACCCCCACCCCAGTCGCCCGGATCGTTAGCGATCGTCGATCTGGGTAGTGTTTCCATATACAGTAGTCGAGGTCGAGGGTTCGAACGCCGGCCGGATCAACaatcaggatcttaaaataactgaggagaaagtgctgcctttgtaatttcatctgcaaatgattagaatTTCAAGTCTGCTCGgaaaaggactataaaccgtaggctccGTCTCACAAATACTTTCTATGTtaataagttccctgtgggacgttaaagaacccacacgctaGTCGATAAGAGTAGGTTATGACGTCCcctgtgttgtggctgtcctgttctctccagcagaagtggccggcttggcaatGATGTCTCTAAAAGGCCTTACAGTGTatgccacctaagcagaaaccgccgtaagtcaaaaagggactttgtcgagtgctggaacatgtagatgtagatgtagatgaatAATTTGTATATATTGCGCCTTTTAACATGCATTATTGAACGACCTGCTCAAACTGACCCAATATTAATTCATGCGAGAAACTGTTGAATGTATGTTGGAGCAAATGTCGAAAGCGTTTAAACGGGCTCTAATGAACATTTTGGAAAGATACTTACCTGCCATCAGCAACACGGAAACCACTTCTCCAAAAACTCAGGCTGTTCACCATGTGATCTTGAAGCCATTCAGGAAGAGAGGACGCAACGACATGATCGTGTGACGCAAGACCGAAAATCGGCTCTGGGGGCACGATATTGGACTTCCAGGAAATGACGTCTTTTAAGTTCGTAATAAGAGTATCACGTACATGATTGGCCACTTCTACGCTGGAGTTGAACAGCTTGCTGAAAGGAAGAACATAATAGTGTGAAAAAGAGTAGGGTTCCCGCCCTCGCACGCCTCCTACTAATATATTTTGTAACCTGGTAGGCTGACTAATTTTCGTTGTTATCCCTGGGACCATTGGATTTATTCAAGTTATTCTGAGTAAGGATTTATGGAATAACTGGAGCAAAGGTTTCCCAAATGAAAAACGTCTTTCAAGAACGGAATGCTTAGCAGTGGTTGCAATAAATTATGAAAGGCTTTTGATTACCTGGCAAAGCTTCTACTGTTTAGAGCCTGACTTTgagggaaaatcaatctaaaggTACGTTTACACTGGCCGGGGAGCATGAAGGGAAcggaaaagataaaaaaagggaacggtaatctcgtacccagatcttccacggtcatacggaaggaagatctggtaaagttcgatttcgagcatgctcagtgtcagtgaggcccgaaatacgggcttttctatcactgcgcatgttcgtactctctgttgtgattttgggtgatttttcgtaataaacatggatttcgagagtattcttgaagagattcttttgggtagaggacaaggaaaccttaaactttgagccgaaacagaaagaagcgctacaggcgattgtttttgaacggtcgagattgtttaattgtcggagcaactcagaatcactgaaacgagcgcttaagcttaatcaataaacgagtgctattttcttcacatgatctcgagcaaagtgtagttagccaaaatgtaaattgaaagctaaaatgttcaaagagggtttaggcctaatcactgaaactaacgctttggcttaatcagtaaacgagtgctattttcttcacacaatcttgtgaaaagtgtagttagccaaaccgtaaattgaaagcgaaaatgttaaagagtgcttagacctaatcactgcaacgagtgccattttcttgacacgatctcgtgaaaaatgtagttaatctaaccgtaaaattcacaattgatcactagttaattcgcgagtcacgctttaagaacgagaaacactgttttgaataaattacatacttcaacttgaatttattagtttctgcgtaccgcgtagcaagctacgcagaactttattcgagtggcagggtacttgggtctttcgtcggtaccatttacacaaacgtcgcaaatttttaaaatgattttcctcaactgtaaagcttttccggcgtcggaaaaaacaaaactttcctccgcacaactgacatttattcaaaacagcacatgagcttgtgaaaaccaaaccttcattaagtgccccgcgaaataagccaatcggagcgtagattgcattgccgcaaccttttattagtagccaatgaaaaatggtgtactgtcgaactttaccagatctcacatttccagtgacagagtgagatctgggtacgagattacattttcctaaaattaaggacggtgcctactaattcaaaggtatttttcccccggtttatgattatgcaggaaatgtagatcttaacaagtgttattgaaatccaaaaagaaaattgggggtaaccacgcacttttcaaagataattgatgaataatatttgtaaaaagctttaaaatacaaggcaatgtatggcgttctttctcaaaatggaacttaattatctctgatatttgcatggttagccccaattttctctttggataccaagactacttactaagatctactttctctgggtAGTATCAAAtacgcgcaaaaatatcactgtattagtaagcatcaccaataggaaacccgagtatctcgagatgcgcagaacgtatgcgcaatacgTCTAAGTCTAATCAGgatcactttttaaaatttattaccTAAAGAAATCAAGGAAATCTCCTGtttaaacattttccaaaatcGCTTGAAAAGATAATTATATTGATATTAAAGTttacttttttacttattttatcatattttgttaATTAACGTTAGACAATTTTATAGCGGAGGTCAGGCGCGCGACgcgcgccagcggagcaccatgggtaagaattTTTGGGTAatctatcgatgcgagaaatcttggttatGGCGTAACGTCCGCCCGCCCGTACTTACTGACGTCACGTATGTCCGCCCGTACTTAgtgacgtcacgtacgtccTCCCGTACAGCGACGCCACGTACGTCTGCACGTACGGACTTTCCAAATAATCCAAACATTGGTACCGGGGaggggagtgttcgggcaattttccttggcgggaaatcgtgtGGCAGTGTCGCATTGGCAACcggcgtttttctggcgggcaAGCATATTAGTGATGAGAGAGGaagcgacgaaatttgagaaaattaagCGAAGTAAGCCTCGAGAGAACCCGAGGAaggaaaacaatagaaaatttcaatgaagataACCGTTCAAAGCTGacagaaatagagcgagagacaaaacacttatttacaacggttagctttcaggtaatgttttcctccTTATAATAGATGCCTTGCTGCCTCATACACTTTGTAAAACTAgctaaaaaaacgaagaaggcctgaaaatgtttgcaattccgtgttggcAGAGATTCTGAcacatttcaacaatcacatttataggccTTTTGGGTGAAATAGATGTCCagttgtgagctgctttgtttgactgcgaaattgcagtcgagtaagcaaatttactacgctttaggttcacttgactttttaataagtaaagatttttgctgttgttctgaactgaagagGGAGGGAATAAAGTTTGTctgtcaaacggaaaatgttgtgaaagagattaatgtgcatgtaatttcagttttaggtgttgattaaaattgttggttattgtttgcattACTTGTTTGTTTACTAGACATTTATGATGTGTTCACCTTGCTTTAatgctcaacctcgttcccagggtcctctctcttccttactcgagagagaggaccctgggaacgaggttgtttaaTGCTCTGCAACCAAGAGAAAGGGTATTCTGGAGTATTGTTCATTCTGTTCACTCTGCATGCCAATCGATGCTTGCATCAGTCCCgtcaaataaatatttgataaagAAATCTAAACAAGAAGATGTCGTCTGAGCTGCGGTGTTTATGTCATACCTGCATATCAAGGACGGCCGACTGGACTTTTGGGATATGCGTAGCTTGGTTGAGCCGTTAATGCAACCGCAACCGCTAGTCTGCGTACATATATTGTAGTGTTTGTCAAGATCTGTTATTAGTAtatgtaatcacatgatttcgagtgcagtttggaataaataagcgcGAGtagattttttcaaagacgaccaaaatttgtagtcttggaaaaaaattacaagtgctcTTTTATTCCATGGCAAAtttcacaagaaaaatcatgtgattacttattaataatatacatgaaaaaattcgagatggttaagcagaagaaacgcacgtatcacgcaatcagggaaaaatttaatctcgtacccagatctcactctgtcactggaaatgtgagatctggtaaagttcgacagtacaccatttttcattggctactaaaaaaaggttgcggcaatgcaatctacgctccgattggcttatttcgcggggcacttaatgaaggtttggttttcacaagctcatgtgctgttttgaataaatgtcagttgtgcggaggaaagttttgttttttccgacgccggaaaagctttacagttgaggaaaatcattttaaaaatttgcgacgtttgtgtaaatggtaccgacgaaagacccaagtaccctgccactcgaataaagttctgcgtagcttgctacgcggtacgcagaaactaataaattcaagttgaagtatgtaatttattcaaaacagtgtttctcgttcttaaagcgtgactcgcgaattaactagtgatcaattgtgaattttacggttagattaactacatttttcacgagatcgtgtcaagaaaatggcactcgttgcagtgattaggtctaagcactctttaacattttcgctttcaatttacggtttggctaactacacttttcacaagattgtgtgaagaaaatagcactcgtttactgattaagccaaagcgttagtttcagtgattaggcctaaaccctctttgaacattttagctttcaatttacagtttggctaactacactttgcacgagatcatgtgaagaaaatagcactcgtttattgattaagcctaagcgctcgtttcagtgattctgagttgctccgacaattaaacaatctcgaccgttcaaaaacaatcgcctgtagcgcttctttctgtttcggcttaaagtttaaggtttccttgtcctctacccaaaagaatctcttcaagaatactctcgaaatccatgtttattacgaaaaatcacccaaaatcacaacagagagtacgaacatgcgcagtgatagaaaagcccgtatttcgggcctcactgacactgagcatgctcgaaatcgaactttaccagatcttccttccgtatgaccgtggaagatctgggtacgagattaggaaAAATTGTGCCATCCAGGGCACtagcttgatttgaaaacaaaagatttgattggttctgaccagaCCCTattgttttttagccaatcataatccagaatttcgatgtgtaatttacactggtattacactttttgcactgttactcttaaactgcactgctctcagccaaccagaattgagtaatttttcatgtatattattagggTCGTTACACAACGCTCCTCCCCCAGTGACGGCCCgttgggaggagcgttgcgtaaCTAAGCTCGGCCGGAATTTCTTCCGCGTTATTAAGTTTACTCGCTCACAGAGCcaaacgtatttccggcggtcggccgccggaaatacgtctgcgttcgcaggctaccaaAACACTTGACCGGGAACTCTTCAGGAATTTAAAGAAGTTGCAAGGTTGGTTTGTAGAGCCATGCCGTTAACAAATAGCATTTGATCATTATATTCCTTGAAAAAAGTTCCTAAAAATAATCATTATGGCCCGCTTTAAGTGGAATCGTATATTGTAAGTTTGACCACTTGAGATTATTTTTCTCGTTTTGACGACAAACATTACAGGGAATTTTCCAACCAAAGACAAAGCAGGGATACTGCCATTAAATTTCTATGAAGCCTTGCTTCCCCAAGGAAGAAGATGTAAACTTCATTACTCCTCTGTGGAGATGGAAACTTCGATAAAGACAATCGCTGCGAAACACTCACGGATGCGAAACTATAGTGACCATGAACTACTatcacaggtaccccaagctaacGATGTAATTTGAGCTTCACGATCAGTTAAaacacaggcgccccaagctcagtgtgagcatggccgacgaaaaatataaggatttgtatgggaatcccgataaaaagcttaagaagataattatacgAAAAAATCTCAAATAAAatgcctaaccttattgccaatgtggatagcttccttcctgtgtggttattttccagatctgacgccatttgagccatttttcaatttctgggttgtcaacggttagAATAAAATCCCGAGGCCGGAGACTAAattgagggtgctaatggggttagtagttaactgataattggccaaaaaaatagtagttaactgatatttggcccaaaaattagtagttaactgataaatgaaaagttaacagttaagtgatattctattaatcaTACTAAATACGATccaaagcaacaaagttttttcctaacagcaaagctatttcgtgagttttacctatCCCGCTGAGTGACCAGGTAATATattaattgatgtaaaatgcgaaaggcgccagaagGTCGTgacaggcaccagggagcgttgaccttgatcttcgtgatggcgtcgagtggcgtggtgaaggttattctcagcttttatcgcgatgatgaaggatcggcattcgaacggcacagaggtcgtgtaccgttcgatattgaaaagcataattcaatggagatagcctgcaaacatttgatagaattcatgggaatcaaacagcaagcggagAAGTTCGGACTCGGtagcttcgatttaaagttgtttcgactggaaaagattgacgggaaagccgaaaattttgcaattgtgaCGAAGGCCCAGCTGAACATGGAGCTACCCTTCCTAATGGGAAGtaccacaagtgagctaaatggtgggtattttgtttcgtctttttgtttagaattttgtccatACACGCACGCGGGTTGTCAGACCACACTCGACCAGTCGTTTCctagatcagtgtcagattaaatgaTCAGgatttctgattacagtaaaacccttattaagcggaccctatggTTAGTGAACACACcttattttagcggacagaagcatcagtgagttttgattttagtttcctttccatactctctgtacgaaccaatCATCGTATGGGTTCTTGACAtgtaggaaagcgcgtgagaaattacagtgtttgtatgagaatatAATGTCgcataattttcgtaaagcggttgttctgaaactaaagctacgctacaaagagttctactgacaaatttaagggggcGCACGTAGCTGTGCCtcaatttttccggttgcttgttttagattttccataaatttctcggtaatcttcccgggaaattttagtcggcggaaagaaaaattttggcaGAGAAATGTTAAGAcatgtaaagaaaattttaaaaagtggttctagtgcaggtgaggtcatcaaattttgtctgaagaatccttAACCTAGTTACTccatatattttaaaacggactttttcaaaagtaatccgCATTTGATCCTTATATAAACGCTATAATTTCTCACGcgtttgcctacccgtcaaaatggcTTCCAAAACTGTGATAAGCGCACTAGCACGTCGGTGCCCGTTGTAATATATGATTATTCCTGTccttgttgttattattattactattattattattattattattattattattattattagaaatgatgaatgacattggcattgacaaaacgcaacaacactctgtaatcaaaaaaatgataagtctagccattagagcgacatattttatcttctgtcgtagaaataagacttggaatagcccagacttaataaaactgtaatttttttttattcatttgtaaatacagtatacaagtatatcattcaatttcaagtagccagttgttaattgcctatacgtagagagatttacaactgtattcgaagacaaagtttccattattattattattattagtattagtagtagtagtagtagtattattattattattattattattattattattattattaatttttccacATCTGAAGTTCATGTGATCCAGAAAAAAGTCAATTGGACCAACAAACAACCGATAATTGTTACACAAAAACCAGAAAAGTCAAGAAGGACTACAGAAACTGCTgttggaaagaaaagaaaaaggagaaaggaAGCCGAAGAAGATCGTGAAATGATAAAAAAGCTGGCCACCGAGGGAAGTGCAGTCAGAAATGAGAGACAAAAAGATGTTTTGACTCTCTTGAATGAAGGTAAGCTATAAAAAGATTTAGCTTTTGACACTCTTCGTGCTTATCTGCTGCAGAAATTTGGTATCGCGTTGACGTGACGTTAGTGTAAGttgataatttctttttttttgtcttttggtAATTTCAGAACTTGGTAAAATGCACGGTAGTTCTGcgataaatgaaataaaagtcaAATGTGGCATTTGTTCAACGCCTCATGTCATTAGTGGTGTAGGAAGGACTATACaaggaaaaattaaattctTCAGAAATGGTAGGAGGATACGTTGTATTTGTGTCAGTAGTCTGGAAGTTTTACTAATAAACAGGAAGTTCGTCTTTAAAAAGCTGAAATGTGCTGAACATGATTTCGGCATATCAATATAAGGGAAACTGTTTATAGTGATTAACCAGTCATTTTTAACCCTAAAGCAATCTTGTGGAAAACGTTTTGACATGGTCAAGCTTACCTACCGCTGACATTCGTCGGTTAAGTCGGTTTGTTTGATTTGTCAAGTTCATGTTAAATTTCAGGGCTTCCGGAGGTGGGAGGGAGGCATTACATACTCGGGTTGGGTGGCCTAAATTTAACGCGTTCTACAAAGCAAGGATAATGATTGATGATGATTTATCAACCCTAATTAGGTGTCTAAAAATCAGTTTATGTCTATAATTTTTCAGCTCATTTTGATAAATGCATCAAAAGAAGAAACGACGCTCTAGGAAGTGGCCAAAAGAAGATGTCAGACATTTTTACCAGTGTGCAAAGACAAAGAGTTGAGACCTCAGTTAAACTTGATGACTGTGTCGACGAATTTGAGGGTGCAGACGCACTTGCCtcagaaaagtaaataaatgcaGTTTTCAAGCATATTATGTATTCTAGATTTTAAATACACGGAATGTTTAAGGTGGCAATGTCCATAAAGTTGCAGTTCAAAATGCCGTTTGCAGTACATTAACTAGTTGTACTTGAActaaacgtttttgtttttaaatcagCCAACATTGAAGGAAACACTGTTTTTATCATTCCATACGATATAACCGTTTTGAGCTCTCAATCTGTCGCTCGCGATCATTAGCACTCTGTAATTGACAAAGATTTGGGCATTATCGTATTGGTATTAATATCTTAACGAAGACGAGTAATTTgtcaacaacaaacaaaactcTTGGaggaaataattaaataaatgcaGCTTAAGTAACACCGTTGTTTACTGGTCTTTACTCTATACTTTTTGTAGCGGGTGTAGCGAAGAGGATTCGGCGCTATGCGGCTTAGATATTCCAAGTTCCATCCTAGATGCAGATTGTTTTCCAAATAGCCCTTGTTCTGAAAATCAGCCAGAGCCTCATTGTGAAGTAGATCAAATCTTGCACGAGCTGTCTGACCCTGAAGACAATAAGTCCAATAGTGACGAAAGCGAAGACGACAACGAGCTTATTTCTTCTCAGATGTGAGTTTTAGCGTTGGTGGTCATTCATTTCTTTTTAGTTCCTCCTTCCTAATCCCTagtgtttaattttatttccgaCTTGGCAATCAAGAACAAAAAAtcagattttgtgttatttattatttatttgttgttatttttttagttGTGTGGAAAATGCCCACCCTTTAGCTATAAAGTTGAACACATTGCTCAAAGAAGGAAAAATTCCCGAAGATTGTATGTATTATAAATTCATAGACAACACTACATCCTTTGCCATGGTCGATTCAACCTCTGCTTCCACATACAAATGGGATGACGAAGTATGTGAGTTCTTTGATACCATCAAGTTCCTTGGAGGAGAAAGGACAAGGAAATTTGTGCGTGGTCCAGGCTTTCATGGAACTGGGAAGGGAGGACTCAAACAATTTACCACGTTTTCTGGTTTCAATTTATGTGGGCCTTCAATAAATGCTTCGAGAAGATATCACGCTGGCTACACCACTGACAGTGGTGTTATAAAACCACATTTAGTATCACTTCATTCCTTTATTCGGCAACCAAATGCAGAAGTGGCCACGTTAATTGAGACAGAAAAGCTGCAAGTTATTCCCGTTGCTCAAGCCAGTGACGGAACTGCACTTAAACCCGGTCTTGAGTTTGATGCTCGACAGAAACTTATTATTGGTCTCGTTTATAAGATAGATTCTCTGTATGTAAAGGAACACCCGCTTCCCGAACCTGAGGAGATAAAAAACGATCTGATAACAAGCGCAGATGTGACTTATCTAACTTCACTTGACAATGGTGCAACAATGCCTGTTGCTGTTCATTACCTCCGTAAATCTGTAAAAGGGGAAGAAGTTTTTGCGAGTCTTGAAAATGTTGTAAAAACTGTACAGATTTGTGAGATGTGCGTTAAGCATCAAGAGTGCAAGAACAATATTGTAACCAGCAAATCGTCGAAATGCAGCAGCTTTTGTGAAGAGTGCTTTACTCACAAGACAGTGTGTGATCGCTGTAAAGCTAAAGGTCAAGTGTCACATGTTCCATCTCTGAGAGCGTGTGACTTTTGTCTCGATAAAAAAGTATTGTGTAGAAAACTTGCGACCCTTGCAGTGATAACAGACTGCGAAGAATGCAATAAGAAGGCACTCCTCGAACTTGACATAATGGCGGACAGTGCTTCTTTGCCACCAGAACTTGCACTTGTAGTGCCACTTCCAGATGTTGTTCATGTTGGCAAAAGTTTAAAGTGCAGTTGGTCTAACTGGTTTCTTGATTTGGACGGTGAATTGAGCAATCTGGTATTACTGCGTACTTTACGCGATAATGCTCATATGGAAATCAGGAAAAAACTCCGAAAATTACTCTCTCTTGAATGTGTACGTAATAAAGACAGAATGGCTGTGGAACCAGTAGTTCGCCTCACACGACCTGAAGTACTTGAAGTGttaatgcaaatacaatttgTCGCTCATACAATAGTGCCAGAGAAATACAGATTCTGGAAGAGTAACCAGACTGGTGTGTGCCCTCGACCGATAGCAATCACTTCTGGACCACAAGGAACTCTCCTAGTGCTTGATTATGATTTCGAGTCTTCTACAGCTAAACTTGTATCAGTTCGTCTTCACCAGCCTGCTGACGTGTCCGTTA
The Montipora capricornis isolate CH-2021 chromosome 10, ASM3666992v2, whole genome shotgun sequence genome window above contains:
- the LOC138021566 gene encoding uncharacterized protein, encoding MASSGVVKVILSFYRDDEGSAFERHRGRVPFDIEKHNSMEIACKHLIEFMGIKQQAEKFGLGSFDLKLFRLEKIDGKAENFAIVTKAQLNMELPFLMGSTTSELNVHVIQKKVNWTNKQPIIVTQKPEKSRRTTETAVGKKRKRRKEAEEDREMIKKLATEGSAVRNERQKDVLTLLNEELGKMHGSSAINEIKVKCGICSTPHVISGVGRTIQGKIKFFRNAHFDKCIKRRNDALGSGQKKMSDIFTSVQRQRVETSVKLDDCVDEFEGADALASENGCSEEDSALCGLDIPSSILDADCFPNSPCSENQPEPHCEVDQILHELSDPEDNKSNSDESEDDNELISSQM